A single genomic interval of Oryza sativa Japonica Group chromosome 7, ASM3414082v1 harbors:
- the LOC4344072 gene encoding uncharacterized protein isoform X1 — protein sequence MDEREFRRMLELFPVVRSRDYCAESGASSKGSTQQSRAQEATRGNKNESSDQFMKKLKMVAEKKVGATKAELFCKTFEEAHKKLVYKELNLDAAQRFLNAYEKRS from the exons atGGACGAGAGGGAGTTCCGGCGGATGCTCGAGCTCTTCCCCGTCGTCCGATCTCGCGACTACTGC GCTGAATCAGGGGCATCAAGCAAAGGCAGCACACAGCAATCACGGGCTCAG GAGGCAACAAGGGGCAACAAAAATGAGTCATCTG AtcaattcatgaaaaaattgaagatgGTTGCTGAGAAAAAG GTTGGAGCAACAAAGGCAGAGTTGTTCTGCAAGACATTTGAAGAAGCCCATAAGAAACTT GTTTACAAAGAGCTGAACCTAGATGCTGCTCAAAGATTTCTGAATGCCTATGAGAAACGATCATGA
- the LOC136357379 gene encoding uncharacterized protein encodes MGKVDASDEKAVVLAVDMANKRLQTVSVYDAERIVDDFDYSYTQSTISQYFTTAAGVKGNLKRPLKFHAQYPHKRLGETISRSDNPMDLHEPLQLDIGFGLGTKDETEDSDNPMDLE; translated from the exons ATGGGCAAGGTTGACGCCTCTGATGAGAAGGCGGTGGTGTTGGCGGTTGACATGGCCAACAAAAGGCTTCAAACGGTGTCTGTGTATGACGCCGAGAGGATCGTCGACGACTTTGATTACTCCTACACGCAGTCTACCATCTCCCAATATTTCACTACAGCTGCAG GTGTAAAGGGAAACCTGAAGAGACCTTTGAAATTTCATGCGCAATATCCTCACAAGCGGCTGGGTGAAACAATCAGCAGGAGCGATAATCCTATGGACTTGCATGAGCCATTGCAACTGGATATTGGATTTGGTTTGGGAACTAAAGACGAAACTGAAGACAGCGATAATCCTATGGACTTGGAATAG
- the LOC4344075 gene encoding uncharacterized protein produces MPPLTGPKSGDALFGSVERVNAELFTLTYGAIVRQLLTDLEEVEEVNKQLDQMGYNIGTRLVDEFLAKSNVSRCVDFKETADVIAKLGFKMFLGVTATVTNWDAEGTSCSFVLEDNPLVDFVELPDTCQGLQYCNVLSGVIRGALEMVSMKTEVTWVRDMLRGDDAYEMRVKLTKQVPEEYPYKDDD; encoded by the exons ATGCCGCCGCTCACGGGGCCCAAGTCCGGGGACGCTCTCTTCGGCAGCGTCGAGCGCGTC AACGCGGAGCTGTTCACGCTCACGTATGGGGCCATCGTGAGGCAGCTGCTCACGGATCTGGAGGAGGTCGAGGAGGTCAACAAGCAGCTTGATCAGAT GGGCTACAACATTGGAACTCGGTTGGTTGATGAGTTCCTGGCCAAATCAAATGTATCAAGGTGTGTTGACTTCAAGGAGACTGCCGATGTCATTGCAAAG CTTGGATTCAAAATGTTCTTGGGTGTGACTGCAACTGTCACCAATTGGGATGCTGAGGGTACAAGCTGCAGCTTTGTATTGGAGGACAATCCTCTTGTAGATTTTGTTGAACTTCCTGATACTTGCCAAGGTCTTCAGTACTGCAATGTGCTAAGTGGAGTTATTAGGGGTGCACTGGAAATG GTTTCTATGAAGACAGAGGTTACATGGGTCCGTGATATGCTTCGTGGGGATGATGCCTACGAGATGCGAGTGAAGCTTACCAAGCAAGTCCCAGAGGAATACCCCTACAAGGATGATGACTGA
- the LOC4344071 gene encoding 10 kDa chaperonin, mitochondrial: MARRLIPSLNRVLVEKLVQPKKSAGGILLPETSKQLNSGKVVAVGPGERDKDGKLIPVALKEGDTVLLPEYGGLEVKLAAEKEYLLFREHDILGTLVD, translated from the exons atggcgaggcggCTGATCCCGTCGCTGAACCGCGTGCTGGTGGAGAAGCTGGTGCAGCCCAAGAAGAGCGCCGGCGGCATCCTCCTCCCTGAGACGTCCAAGCAG CTCAACTCTGGTAAAGTGGTGGCTGTTGGCCCTGGCGAACGTGACAAGGATGGCAAGCTGATCCCTGTTGCTCTCAAGGAAGGAGACACTGTTCTCCTGCCTGAATATGGTGGACTCGAAGTCAAGCTTGCTGCTGAAAAAGA GTACCTTCTCTTCAGAGAGCATGACATCTTGGGCACCCTTGTGGACTGA
- the LOC136351155 gene encoding GDSL esterase/lipase At5g45910-like, protein MATRPARLSAPAVAAILVAALALCAATASAANVTTTTATAPSGGCYSHLFTFGNSLIDTGNFIHYSTSPGPVARSPYGETFFRRPTGRWSDGRLIVDFIVERLGFPYWTPYLAGKSREDFRYGANFAVASGTALNQLLFKKKHLSVAGITPYSLAVQVGWFKKVLAMLASTEQERKEAMARSVFMVGEFGGNDYLHPLFQNKTLEWVRPLVPRVVRYIAGAVEELVGLGATTVYVPGLFPLGCVPRLLFLFRDGGAGDRDPATGCLRGLNDGLAALHNALLRRRLAELRAAHPGVTIAYADYYGEVMELVSNPAASGFDDALTACCAGGGPYNGNFTVHCSDPGATQCADPSRRISWDGLHMTEAVYRIMARGVLDGPFADPPIMSRCHGY, encoded by the exons atggcgacgaggccggcgcggTTGTCTGCTCCCGCAGTGGCGGCTATACTTGTCGCCGCCTTAGCCTTGTGCGCAgccacggcgtcggcggcgaacgtcacgacgacgacggcgacggcgccgagcGGCGGGTGCTACAGCCACCTGTTCACCTTCGGCAACTCGCTGATCGACACCGGCAACTTCATCCACTACTCCACCTCGCCGGGCCCCGTCGCCCGCTCCCCCTACGGCGAGACCTTCTTCCGCCGCCCCACCGGCCGCTGGTCCGACGGCCGCCTCATCGTCGACTTCATCG TGGAGAGGCTGGGGTTCCCGTACTGGACGCCGTACTTGGCCGGGAAGAGCAGGGAGGACTTCCGGTACGGCGCCAACTTCGCGGTGGCGAGCGGGACGGCGCTGAACCAGCTGCTGTTCAAGAAGAAGCACCTCAGCGTCGCCGGCATCACGCCCTACTCCCTCGCCGTCCAGGTCGGCTGGTTCAAGAAGGTTCTTGCCATGCTCGCCTCCACAGAACAAG AGCGGAAGGAGGCGATGGCGAGGTCGGTGTTCATGGTGGGCGAGTTCGGCGGCAACGACTACCTCCACCCGCTGTTCCAGAACAAGACGCTGGAGTGGGTGCGCCCGCTGGTGCCGCGCGTCGTCCGCtacatcgccggcgccgtcgaggaGCTCGTCGGGCTCGGCGCCACCACCGTCTACGTCCCGGGCCTCTTCCCGCTCGGCTGCGTCCcgcgcctcctcttcctcttccgggacggcggcgccggcgaccgcgaCCCCGCCACGGGCTGCCTCCGGGGGCTCAACGACGGCCTCGCCGCCCTCCACAacgcgctcctccgccgccgcctcgccgagcTCCGCGCCGCGCACCCGGGCGTCACCATCGCCTACGCCGACTACTACGGCGAGGTGATGGAGCTCGTGTCGAACCCCGCGGCGAGCGGGTTCGACGACGCCCTGACCGCGtgctgcgccggcggcgggccgTACAACGGCAACTTCACCGTGCACTGCTCCGACCCCGGCGCGACGCAGTGCGCGGACCCGTCGCGGCGCATCTCGTGGGACGGCCTGCACATGACGGAGGCGGTGTACCGGATCATGGCGCGCGGCGTGCTCGACGGCCCGTTCGCCGACCCGCCCATCATGTCCAGATGCCACGGCTACTAG
- the LOC4344070 gene encoding protein N-terminal and lysine N-methyltransferase efm7 → MADSGSASERREEGKKGREEEEEDDVVCLDPSFFVDRSYETTTFTFGSQVLHLLCLRAASTDYDLTGQLVWPGAVLMNTYLSEHPETVKDHSIIELGSGVGITGILCSRFCKEVVLTDHNDEVLEIIKKNIEMQSCSGNANAVLTAEKLEWGNYVHISNIIEKHPSGFDLILGADICFQQSSISCLFDTVERLLRIQASKCRFILAYVSRAKVMDVLVLKEAEKHGMHVKEVDGTRTTISNLEGVIYDITLK, encoded by the exons atggcggactCCGGCAGCGCGAGCGAGCGGCGAGAGGAAGGGAAgaagggaagggaggaggaggaagaagacgacgtcGTCTGTCTGGACCCGTCGTTCTTCGTCGACCGCAG CTACGAGACGACTACGTTCACCTTCGGCTCGCAAGTGCTCCACCTCCTCTGCCTCCGCGCTGCTTCCA CTGATTATGATCTTACTGGACAGTTAGTATGGCCAGGTGCAGTTCTGATGAACACCTACTTGTCTGAACATCCTGAGACTGTGAAGGATCATTCAATAATTGAGCTAGGATCTGGGGTTG GCATTACTGGCATATTGTGCAGCCGTTTTTGCAAAGAAGTTGTCTTGACTGATCACAATGATGAAGTTCTAGAG ATtataaagaagaatatagaGATGCAGTCATGTTCTGGGAATGCCAATGCAG TGTTGACAGCAGAGAAGCTAGAGTGGGGAAACTATGTTCATATAAGCAATATCATTGAGAAACATCCTTCTGGATTTGATCTCATCCTTGGAGCTGATATTT GCTTTCAGCAATCTAGCATTTCCTGTCTCTTTGATACTGTAGAGAGGCTTCTTCGTATTCAGGCTAGTAAATGTAGATTCATATTGGCTTATGTATCACGAGCTAAAGT CATGGATGTTCTAGTGCTCAAGGAAGCTGAAAAACATGGAATGCATGTCAAAGAGGTGGATGGGACAAGAACAACCATCTCAAATCTTGAAGGAGTCATATATGACATTACCCTCAAATAA
- the LOC4344072 gene encoding uncharacterized protein isoform X2, with protein MAESGASSKGSTQQSRAQEATRGNKNESSDQFMKKLKMVAEKKVGATKAELFCKTFEEAHKKLVYKELNLDAAQRFLNAYEKRS; from the exons ATG GCTGAATCAGGGGCATCAAGCAAAGGCAGCACACAGCAATCACGGGCTCAG GAGGCAACAAGGGGCAACAAAAATGAGTCATCTG AtcaattcatgaaaaaattgaagatgGTTGCTGAGAAAAAG GTTGGAGCAACAAAGGCAGAGTTGTTCTGCAAGACATTTGAAGAAGCCCATAAGAAACTT GTTTACAAAGAGCTGAACCTAGATGCTGCTCAAAGATTTCTGAATGCCTATGAGAAACGATCATGA
- the LOC4344073 gene encoding putative GPI-anchored protein pfl2 produces MQMRARFIVRVTIKGISSNSSWWYYSCDICYKTSKPYGSTYKCTSCSNVGIPVPRYKVVLIAADDTAQATFILFGRIAQRLVRKPVETLIDQNPPDSEYIPDEIVALFNQTFIWNISFTQDTIMKNQETLQVNNIISSNAEVQGLLPISPSSSQQTLAIMPADSSSSLQLAPATSEGSTGSKIEAQTTESMLPMDSPSTPTRYTISSASDQTPTSKANAPAPSKKSYVLSVSPKPAQDKQISFSHDPKATTETKIKGEPPQIASSVELSSATQDKAKALAIAAEDTPSASPSPPTKNIPPKRPAASASASAAKKLFKDDSQQKHKKSG; encoded by the exons ATGCAAATG CGAGCACGTTTTATAGTCAGAGTGACTATTAAAGGCATATCAAGCAACAGCTCCTGGTGGTATTATTCATGTGACATATGCTACAAGACCTCAAAACCATATGGTTCCACCTATAAATGCACCAGCTGCTCCAATGTAGGCATACCAGTGCCAAG ATACAAGGTTGTGTTGATCGCTGCTGATGATACTGCTCAAGCTACATTTATCCTCTTTGGGAGAATAGCACAACGCCTCGTACGCAAACCGGTTGAGACTCTCATTGACCAAAATCCACCTGACAGTGAATATATTCCAGATGAGATTGTAGCTCTTTTCAACCAAACCTTTATCTGGAACATCAGCTTCACACAAGATACTATTATGAAAAATCAAGAAACCTTACAGGTTAACAACATTATCTCATCCAATGCTGAAGTGCAGGGCCTACTGCCTATCTCACCAAGCAGTTCACAACAGACATTAGCTATTATGCCAGCAGACTCAAGCAGCTCTCTCCAACTAGCACCAGCAACAAGTGAAGGCAGTACAGGATCAAAGATAGAAGCACAAACGACAGAAAGTATGTTACCAATGGATAGTCCATCGACACCAACAAGGTATACTATCAGTTCTGCTTCAGATCAGACACCAACTAGCAAAGCTAATGCACCAGCACCAAGCAAGAAAAGCTATGTCCTATCAGTCTCTCCCAAGCCAGCTCAAGATAAACAGATCTCATTCTCACATGATCCTAAG GCAACAACTGAGACAAAAATTAAGGGAGAACCTCCGCAGATTGCATCGTCTGTTGAGCTATCTTCTGCTACTCAGGACAAG GCAAAGGCACTAGCAATAGCAGCAGAAGATACTCCATCAGCATCCCCATCACCGCCTACCAAAAACATTCCCCCAAAAAG GCCTGCAGCCTCAGCCTCAGCCTCAGCTGCtaagaaactatttaaagatgACAGTCAGCAGAAACATAAGAAAAG CGGATGA